One Thermogemmata fonticola DNA window includes the following coding sequences:
- the gmd gene encoding GDP-mannose 4,6-dehydratase → MKRALITGITGQDGSYLSEFLLEKGYEVHGIVRRSSTENFERIAHLAGKIHLHQADLLDQLSIIDVMREVKPDEVYNLAAMSFVPTSWKQPVLTGEFTAIGVTRMLEAIRLLGRDRIRFYQASSSEMFGKVVEVPQKETTPFYPRSPYGVAKVYGHWITVNYRESYGMFCCSGILFNHESERRGREFVTRKVSDGVARIKLGLARTLKLGNLEAQRDWGFAGDYVRAMWLMLQQDQPDDYVIATGKTHTVRRLVELAFDVVGLNWQKYVEIDPTLVRPAEVDLLIGDASKARAKLGWKPEVTFEQLVERMVLADLARLEGKPMPDFKAKGI, encoded by the coding sequence ATGAAACGAGCATTGATTACTGGCATTACCGGGCAGGATGGCAGCTATCTGTCGGAGTTTCTTTTGGAGAAAGGATACGAAGTCCACGGCATCGTGCGCCGTTCCAGTACAGAAAACTTCGAGCGGATCGCCCATCTAGCCGGGAAGATCCACCTGCACCAAGCGGACTTGCTGGATCAGCTTTCGATTATCGACGTGATGCGAGAGGTCAAGCCGGACGAGGTTTATAACTTGGCGGCGATGAGTTTCGTACCGACCAGTTGGAAACAGCCCGTTCTCACCGGGGAATTCACCGCCATTGGCGTCACCCGGATGCTGGAAGCTATCCGCCTCCTCGGCCGGGACCGCATCCGCTTTTACCAGGCCTCCTCCAGCGAAATGTTCGGAAAGGTTGTCGAGGTTCCTCAAAAGGAAACGACGCCCTTCTATCCCCGCAGTCCCTACGGCGTGGCCAAGGTGTATGGCCATTGGATTACGGTCAACTATCGGGAAAGTTACGGCATGTTCTGCTGTAGTGGGATATTATTCAATCATGAGAGCGAGCGGCGGGGACGGGAGTTCGTGACACGCAAAGTGAGTGACGGCGTAGCTCGGATCAAATTAGGGCTAGCCCGCACCCTCAAGCTCGGCAACCTGGAAGCCCAGCGCGATTGGGGGTTTGCTGGTGACTATGTCCGGGCCATGTGGCTCATGCTCCAGCAAGACCAACCCGACGACTATGTGATCGCCACGGGGAAAACCCACACGGTCCGGCGTCTGGTGGAGCTGGCTTTCGATGTCGTCGGCCTGAACTGGCAGAAATACGTGGAAATCGACCCCACCTTGGTCCGCCCCGCTGAAGTAGACCTGCTCATCGGCGATGCGTCCAAAGCCCGCGCCAAATTGGGATGGAAACCGGAAGTCACTTTTGAACAGCTAGTGGAACGCATGGTTCTGGCCGATTTGGCACGATTGGAGGGCAAACCCATGCCCGACTTCAAAGCCAAGGGCATCTGA
- a CDS encoding S9 family peptidase, whose translation MGKVAVPKVAVGGHDRGRIAGYGKASLWLAGLLMVGLSGISTAGSSKTIEEEKKAIDPLGPPPPALAPFFRPPSDVKLIPEKYRSPLLFDDGSPVRTSADWLRRREQIRRYWWKLLGDPPALLDHPQIEYLQQQDKGSYKQFHLRLETAPGRLTDDAYLLVPKGQGVYPAVIVVFYDAKTGIGEGKRPHRDYARLLVQRGFVALSLGSPPETYYPNAEQCRLQPLAFHAYEAANACRALQRMKQVDARRIGIVGHSYGGKWAMFAACLYDDFAAAAWSDPGIVFDERRPNVNYWERWYLGFEPGRPKQRPQGVPSEKNPRTGPYKQLIADQRDLHELHALMAPRPFLVSGGAEDPPERWSALVHSVAVNQLLGLTHRVAMTHRPTHDPTAEANELLAQFFEWALQAKNRK comes from the coding sequence ATGGGGAAGGTGGCGGTACCAAAAGTGGCGGTAGGCGGGCACGACCGAGGTAGGATTGCGGGTTACGGTAAAGCGAGTCTCTGGCTGGCGGGTTTGCTGATGGTGGGTCTATCGGGAATCTCCACCGCGGGAAGCAGTAAGACGATCGAAGAGGAGAAGAAGGCGATTGATCCGCTCGGTCCTCCTCCGCCAGCGTTGGCTCCCTTTTTCCGCCCGCCTTCAGACGTCAAGCTTATCCCGGAGAAGTACCGCTCGCCGCTGCTGTTCGATGATGGCTCCCCTGTGCGGACATCGGCCGATTGGCTCCGTCGGCGCGAGCAGATCCGCCGTTACTGGTGGAAACTGCTGGGTGACCCCCCGGCACTGCTCGACCACCCCCAAATCGAATATCTTCAGCAGCAGGATAAAGGCAGTTACAAGCAATTTCATCTGCGGTTGGAGACAGCACCCGGACGGCTGACGGACGATGCCTACTTGCTGGTACCGAAGGGCCAAGGGGTGTATCCGGCGGTGATCGTGGTCTTCTACGATGCTAAGACGGGGATTGGAGAAGGGAAGAGACCGCACCGGGATTATGCCCGGCTGCTTGTGCAACGCGGTTTTGTCGCGCTTTCTCTAGGAAGCCCGCCGGAAACATATTATCCTAATGCGGAGCAATGCCGCTTGCAACCGCTAGCTTTTCATGCTTACGAGGCGGCTAATGCCTGCCGCGCCCTGCAACGGATGAAACAGGTCGATGCCCGGCGGATTGGGATTGTAGGGCATTCCTACGGCGGTAAGTGGGCCATGTTCGCCGCGTGCTTGTATGACGATTTTGCCGCGGCAGCCTGGTCTGATCCGGGAATCGTCTTTGACGAACGACGCCCAAATGTCAATTATTGGGAACGGTGGTATCTGGGATTCGAACCAGGACGGCCCAAACAGCGCCCCCAAGGAGTACCCAGCGAAAAGAATCCCCGCACTGGTCCGTACAAGCAGTTGATTGCTGATCAGCGAGATTTGCACGAACTGCATGCCCTCATGGCCCCGCGTCCCTTCCTCGTCTCCGGCGGAGCGGAAGACCCACCAGAGCGCTGGTCTGCCTTGGTCCATTCCGTGGCCGTCAATCAACTCCTCGGCTTGACCCATCGGGTCGCAATGACCCATCGCCCGACCCATGATCCCACTGCGGAGGCCAACGAACTACTCGCCCAATTTTTTGAATGGGCGCTGCAAGCGAAGAACCGGAAGTGA
- the larE gene encoding ATP-dependent sacrificial sulfur transferase LarE, with amino-acid sequence MELAAEIAAKRDRLLAWLREHTRVAVAFSGGVDSAVVAQAAWLACGSAALAITADSPSVPRAELAAAQQLAKQIGITHIILPTQEVEQPEYRRNDGLRCYYCKTELYTCIAQYLRSHGELENQWTIVSGANRDDVGDFRPGLQAAAEQGVRHPLLEVGLGKAEVRALARYWGLPIWDKPASPCLSSRLAPGVAVTVERLHRVEAAEAFLRAQGLRDCRVRYHADDLARVEVPLEYLPMLAAEPLRSALTEELLRLGFRYVTVDWQGLRSGSLNALVPLEIRKRFSGPAVEQR; translated from the coding sequence ATGGAACTCGCAGCAGAAATAGCGGCGAAACGGGATCGACTGTTGGCATGGCTCAGGGAACATACCCGTGTAGCAGTCGCATTCAGCGGCGGAGTGGACAGCGCGGTTGTGGCTCAGGCGGCTTGGCTGGCCTGTGGTTCCGCGGCGCTGGCCATCACCGCGGATAGTCCGAGTGTGCCCCGCGCGGAGTTGGCAGCAGCCCAGCAATTGGCCAAGCAGATCGGAATCACGCACATTATCCTGCCGACCCAGGAAGTCGAGCAGCCGGAATATCGCCGTAACGACGGTTTGCGCTGCTATTACTGTAAGACGGAGTTGTACACCTGCATTGCCCAGTATTTGCGCAGCCACGGTGAGTTGGAGAATCAGTGGACGATCGTAAGCGGGGCGAATCGAGACGATGTAGGGGATTTTCGCCCCGGTTTGCAAGCGGCGGCAGAGCAGGGAGTACGCCATCCCCTGCTGGAAGTGGGTTTAGGTAAGGCTGAAGTGCGTGCGCTAGCCCGGTATTGGGGCTTACCGATATGGGATAAGCCCGCTTCGCCATGCTTGTCGAGCCGATTGGCGCCGGGCGTGGCCGTGACGGTGGAACGCCTGCATCGTGTCGAGGCAGCAGAGGCTTTCTTGCGGGCCCAAGGCTTACGGGATTGCCGGGTTCGCTATCATGCGGATGATCTGGCCCGTGTGGAGGTGCCGCTGGAGTATCTGCCGATGCTCGCCGCCGAGCCGTTGCGTTCCGCGCTGACCGAAGAGTTGCTGCGTCTGGGTTTTCGGTATGTGACGGTCGACTGGCAAGGTTTACGTTCGGGAAGTCTGAACGCTCTGGTGCCGCTGGAGATTCGGAAGCGCTTCAGTGGCCCAGCGGTGGAACAACGCTGA
- a CDS encoding amidohydrolase: MDTLVADLLAGLEEIPLIDPHSHIDPLSPVARSLEDILGYHYYTELAHSAGMSQQVLQPQVPSRERVREILRFMSHYDNTAQYRWFVEIARTFLHFPGQRVTVNDADWLYETAERVFQQLHWEAEVRQRTRLEKIFLTNEFDDPLQGFDTTVYVPCLRTDTLVFQFHQPNTRQRLAACTGIEAEDAGRVRRAFLTLMERFVNRGAKACAISLPPQFVPAPLSDAELDNALRRADSAALAPALFWLLAECCRTFQLPFDLMIGVQRRVYRHGVFQGQDLFDQRTSLIQYQELFNAFPEVLFPISVLTSNQNQELVAYSWIFPNVIVNGHWWYSNTPPYIRKDLTERITAVPKNKLIGYYSDAYKLEFVLPKYRMYRQILAEVLAAEFVRPGLLSETEAVALGRQLLYDNVRTIFRL, translated from the coding sequence ATGGACACCCTGGTTGCCGATCTCCTCGCGGGGCTGGAAGAAATTCCCCTCATTGACCCACATTCCCACATCGATCCCTTATCACCGGTGGCTCGGAGCCTGGAGGATATTCTGGGCTACCACTATTACACGGAATTGGCTCATTCTGCGGGCATGTCCCAGCAAGTCCTGCAACCTCAAGTTCCTTCCCGCGAGCGTGTGCGGGAAATCCTCCGCTTCATGAGTCATTACGACAACACTGCCCAGTATCGCTGGTTTGTGGAGATTGCCCGAACGTTTTTGCACTTTCCCGGACAACGTGTCACAGTAAACGATGCTGATTGGCTCTACGAGACTGCCGAGAGGGTCTTCCAGCAGCTACACTGGGAGGCGGAGGTCCGCCAGCGCACTCGCCTGGAGAAAATCTTTCTCACGAATGAATTTGACGATCCGTTGCAGGGCTTCGACACCACCGTTTATGTCCCCTGTTTGCGCACCGACACTCTCGTCTTTCAGTTTCACCAGCCGAACACGCGGCAGCGACTGGCCGCTTGCACTGGCATCGAGGCGGAAGATGCTGGCCGTGTCCGTCGCGCTTTCCTGACCTTGATGGAACGATTTGTGAATCGGGGAGCTAAAGCCTGCGCCATTTCCTTGCCGCCTCAATTTGTCCCTGCCCCTCTAAGTGATGCGGAGCTGGATAACGCCCTGCGCCGAGCCGATTCCGCCGCCCTTGCTCCCGCCCTGTTCTGGCTGCTCGCGGAATGTTGTCGCACTTTCCAACTCCCCTTCGACCTCATGATCGGTGTGCAGCGGCGTGTCTATCGCCACGGGGTGTTTCAAGGCCAAGACCTCTTCGACCAGCGCACCAGCCTGATCCAGTATCAGGAACTCTTCAACGCCTTCCCGGAGGTACTGTTTCCCATCTCTGTACTAACCAGTAATCAGAATCAGGAATTGGTGGCATACTCTTGGATATTCCCCAATGTGATAGTCAATGGTCATTGGTGGTATTCCAACACACCACCCTATATTCGGAAGGATTTGACGGAGCGCATCACTGCTGTACCCAAAAATAAATTGATCGGTTACTACTCCGATGCCTACAAGCTGGAATTCGTCTTGCCGAAATATCGAATGTACCGGCAGATTTTGGCCGAGGTGTTGGCGGCGGAGTTTGTCCGTCCCGGCTTGCTCTCCGAAACGGAGGCTGTCGCTCTGGGGCGACAGTTGCTCTATGACAACGTGCGCACGATCTTTCGATTATGA
- a CDS encoding glucose-1-phosphate adenylyltransferase — protein MRKVLALILGGGRGTRLFPLTRSRSKPAVPVGGKYRLIDIPISNCINSGLKSIYVLTQFLSVSLHRHIANTYKFDMFSQGFVEILAAQQTNESTDWYQGTADAVRQNIPYIERENPDDVLILSGDQLYRMDFRHLIETHHSAQADVTIAAIPVTEEQTSGFGLMSVDTHNRITGFVEKPKTQDERAPYYVPAEWLERRGIPCNNRHYLANMGIYLFRTDVLYEVLTARPLATDFGKEVFPRHYKNKRMIAHFFDGYWEDLGTIKSYHEASIALARPNPPFDFFSPDGPIYTRMRNLPASRINGAVLEHSLIADGCVIGEGTRIEHSLVGVRSIIGRNCVLRETVMLGSDAYESDKQKLENVRLQRPNLNIGDGSIIERAILDKDSRIGRYVQLINREGRQHYDGPNGLYYIRDGIICIPRGSIIPDGTII, from the coding sequence ATGCGAAAAGTATTGGCTCTGATTCTCGGCGGAGGAAGAGGCACCCGCTTGTTCCCTCTCACGCGCTCCCGATCCAAACCCGCGGTACCCGTGGGCGGCAAATACCGGCTGATCGACATTCCCATCTCCAATTGTATCAATAGTGGTCTGAAATCCATATATGTGCTCACACAGTTTCTCTCCGTGAGTCTGCATCGTCATATTGCCAACACATACAAGTTCGACATGTTTAGCCAGGGGTTCGTCGAGATCCTCGCTGCTCAGCAGACCAACGAAAGCACGGATTGGTATCAAGGCACCGCCGACGCTGTTCGGCAAAACATTCCCTACATCGAGAGGGAAAACCCTGATGACGTCCTGATCCTCTCCGGAGATCAGCTTTACCGCATGGATTTCCGGCATCTCATCGAAACTCATCACAGTGCTCAAGCCGATGTCACTATCGCTGCCATTCCTGTGACGGAGGAGCAGACAAGTGGTTTCGGACTGATGAGTGTGGATACACACAATCGCATCACAGGTTTTGTAGAGAAACCCAAGACCCAGGATGAACGCGCTCCTTACTATGTTCCTGCGGAATGGCTTGAGCGCCGAGGTATACCCTGCAACAACCGGCATTATTTAGCCAACATGGGAATTTACCTGTTTCGCACCGACGTTCTTTACGAAGTGCTAACCGCCCGGCCGCTAGCGACGGACTTCGGCAAGGAGGTCTTCCCCCGCCATTACAAAAACAAACGCATGATCGCTCACTTCTTTGACGGCTATTGGGAAGACTTGGGGACGATCAAGAGCTACCATGAAGCTAGTATCGCCTTGGCCCGACCCAATCCGCCTTTCGATTTCTTCAGTCCCGATGGACCTATTTACACGCGCATGCGGAACTTGCCGGCGAGCCGAATCAACGGTGCCGTACTCGAACACAGCCTCATTGCTGATGGCTGCGTCATCGGAGAAGGCACACGAATTGAACATAGCCTAGTGGGTGTGCGTAGCATCATCGGACGCAATTGTGTTCTCCGTGAAACCGTCATGTTAGGTTCCGATGCTTATGAGTCGGACAAACAAAAGTTAGAAAATGTACGCCTTCAGCGCCCCAACCTCAACATCGGAGATGGGTCCATTATCGAACGAGCCATCCTCGACAAAGATAGCCGCATCGGGCGTTACGTTCAGCTCATCAACCGCGAAGGCCGCCAGCACTATGACGGCCCTAATGGCCTCTACTATATCCGAGATGGTATCATATGCATCCCGCGTGGCTCCATCATCCCAGACGGCACGATTATATAA
- a CDS encoding GDP-mannose 4,6-dehydratase has product MRILVTGATGFVGGHLLEKLVGENHHLFGMCRRGRWPAALSHLASQVELLAGELQDLPRIAAILEQARPDWIIHLAGYANPGRSYAEADTCWRDNLQGTRTLYEAVIRTGQRPRILYVSTGLIYGEPDEPGGTCDERTTFKPATPYAASKAAADILSYQYTRYPGLDIVRIRLFNQIGPRQSADYAIANFARQIAAAEAGRQAPVIETGDLSAQRDITDVRDMVAAFPLLLQHGRSGEAYNAGRGQAFRVGDLLDQLIQLARIPLEIRERKEARRSRDTLVTKANTQKLYQCTGWQPQIPIEQTLRDILNDWRKKMLVAGE; this is encoded by the coding sequence ATGCGCATACTCGTCACAGGAGCTACGGGATTTGTCGGGGGCCACCTGCTGGAGAAATTAGTAGGTGAAAACCATCATCTTTTTGGGATGTGCCGCCGGGGCCGTTGGCCGGCTGCCTTGTCCCATTTGGCCAGTCAGGTTGAGTTGCTGGCCGGTGAACTTCAGGACCTCCCTCGCATCGCCGCGATCCTGGAACAGGCCCGACCCGATTGGATCATCCATCTGGCCGGATATGCCAATCCAGGCCGCTCCTACGCCGAAGCCGATACATGCTGGCGCGACAACTTGCAGGGCACCCGCACCCTCTACGAGGCCGTCATCCGCACGGGACAACGACCCCGCATCCTCTACGTCTCGACCGGACTGATCTACGGAGAACCCGATGAACCTGGCGGCACGTGCGATGAACGCACCACCTTCAAGCCAGCCACTCCGTACGCAGCCAGCAAAGCCGCGGCGGATATCCTGAGCTACCAATACACCCGCTACCCTGGCTTAGATATCGTCCGCATCCGGCTCTTCAATCAAATCGGTCCGCGGCAAAGTGCAGATTATGCCATCGCTAACTTTGCCCGTCAGATCGCAGCCGCCGAAGCCGGACGTCAGGCCCCTGTCATCGAAACCGGCGACCTCTCCGCTCAGCGGGACATCACCGACGTCCGCGACATGGTCGCCGCCTTCCCCTTACTACTACAGCACGGTCGCAGCGGGGAAGCCTACAACGCAGGACGCGGCCAAGCCTTCCGCGTCGGCGACCTGCTCGACCAATTGATCCAACTCGCCCGCATTCCCCTCGAAATTCGCGAGCGCAAAGAAGCCCGCCGGAGCCGCGACACCTTAGTCACCAAAGCCAACACACAAAAGCTCTACCAGTGCACCGGCTGGCAACCCCAAATCCCCATCGAACAAACCCTCCGGGACATCCTCAACGATTGGCGCAAAAAAATGCTCGTCGCAGGTGAGTAA